From Proteiniborus sp. MB09-C3, the proteins below share one genomic window:
- a CDS encoding DUF169 domain-containing protein — translation MDAVKLRDIISKVNCSLELKRKVVGVKFLFTEEEFEEANAKKLRAKSPYCVMVKTAMSGYSIKATLENFGCLASARNLGILEADEIITSGRYHSKSGLYQDLTTSKNTISNMTMCKHKAYGVMIKPLEEYTENPDVVLIITSSYNAMRIIQGYTYMYGAYSSFKMLGNNAVCSECTAYPYESNNINVSLLCSGTRHMCGWGDDEIGIGMPFNRFSTVVDGIYATINPIEPNKNKSIIESKLKEEGRDDLDIVYDKNYYTGLYLK, via the coding sequence ATGGATGCAGTAAAGCTAAGAGACATTATAAGTAAAGTAAATTGTTCTCTTGAATTAAAAAGAAAAGTAGTAGGTGTAAAGTTTCTATTTACAGAGGAAGAATTTGAAGAAGCAAATGCCAAAAAACTAAGAGCAAAATCTCCTTATTGTGTTATGGTGAAGACTGCCATGAGCGGCTATTCAATTAAAGCAACTTTAGAGAATTTTGGCTGCCTTGCATCTGCGAGGAACTTAGGAATTTTAGAAGCTGATGAAATCATTACTTCAGGCAGATACCATAGCAAATCAGGATTATATCAGGATTTGACCACATCAAAAAATACTATCAGTAACATGACTATGTGTAAACATAAGGCATACGGAGTAATGATAAAGCCATTAGAGGAATATACGGAAAATCCAGATGTTGTTTTGATAATAACCAGTTCATATAATGCAATGAGAATAATACAAGGCTACACTTATATGTATGGCGCATACAGTTCCTTTAAGATGCTAGGTAACAATGCAGTGTGCTCAGAATGTACCGCTTATCCATACGAGAGCAACAATATCAATGTAAGCTTATTATGCTCAGGAACTAGACATATGTGTGGCTGGGGCGATGATGAAATTGGTATAGGTATGCCATTCAATAGATTTTCTACAGTGGTAGATGGTATATATGCTACCATAAATCCCATAGAGCCAAATAAAAATAAATCAATAATTGAGTCCAAGCTTAAAGAGGAAGGACGAGATGATTTAGACATAGTATACGATAAAAATTATTATACTGGTTTGTATTTAAAATAG
- a CDS encoding 5'-nucleotidase C-terminal domain-containing protein, producing the protein MNFKKTRILSLLVMLSMVLGLVFAPVAGVYAEEAADNAVTVTIVHTNDTHSRVADGLGFAKVATKIKAIKEANPNVLVIDAGDTLHGQTFATISKGESIVKVMNAIGYDVMTPGNHDFNYGQERLLELKELMNFSLLSSNLVKEDGTTLLDSYVIKEVGGLKIGIFGLSTPETAYKTNPKNVEGLTFADPVEAAKKIVAELKEKNVDAIIAVAHLGIDKESVDTSYKVRDNVEGIDLIIDGHSHSALDTIDNADKATKIVSTGEYNNNLGIVELTFQDGKLTAVEPTLFSKDEAAELETDATVAAIITEIEEENKVITSEIVAKTDVELDGVREHVRGGETNLSNLITDAMLAASGADMAITNGGGIRASIKAGDITMGDIITVLPFGNYVIVKEYTGAQILAALEHGTKSYPDLAGSFAQVAGATFTLDLNEEAGKRVKDVKIGGEALDLDKIYKVATNDFMAVGGDDYVMFKEGKLVVELQALDEVLIDYVKGLDSIPAEARPRMTVIEKVVEETPEVEEPKVEEPAVEQPSVEEPKKEEPAAATTQTYVVKPGDVLWKIAKQFGTVWEKLAEFNSLKNPHLIFPGQQILIPAN; encoded by the coding sequence ATGAATTTTAAGAAAACAAGAATTCTTAGCCTACTAGTTATGCTTTCAATGGTACTAGGGCTAGTATTTGCTCCAGTTGCGGGAGTATACGCAGAGGAAGCAGCAGATAACGCGGTAACAGTTACAATAGTACATACAAACGATACGCACTCAAGAGTTGCAGATGGCCTAGGATTTGCAAAAGTAGCAACTAAAATAAAAGCTATTAAAGAAGCTAATCCTAACGTACTAGTAATAGATGCAGGAGATACTCTACATGGACAAACTTTCGCTACAATTTCAAAAGGTGAGAGTATAGTTAAAGTTATGAATGCTATAGGTTATGATGTAATGACTCCTGGAAATCATGACTTCAACTATGGACAAGAGAGATTATTAGAGCTTAAAGAATTAATGAATTTCTCTTTACTATCATCAAATCTAGTAAAAGAAGATGGAACTACACTTTTAGATTCTTATGTAATAAAAGAAGTAGGAGGACTTAAAATAGGTATATTTGGTCTTTCAACTCCAGAGACAGCTTACAAGACTAATCCTAAAAATGTTGAAGGTCTAACATTTGCAGATCCAGTAGAAGCGGCTAAAAAGATAGTAGCAGAATTAAAAGAAAAGAACGTAGATGCTATAATAGCAGTAGCACACTTGGGAATTGATAAAGAAAGCGTAGATACATCTTATAAAGTAAGAGACAATGTTGAAGGAATAGATTTAATTATAGACGGACATAGTCACTCAGCTTTAGATACTATAGACAATGCAGACAAAGCTACTAAGATAGTATCAACAGGCGAATATAATAATAATCTAGGTATAGTTGAATTAACATTCCAAGATGGAAAATTAACAGCTGTAGAACCTACATTATTTAGTAAAGATGAAGCAGCAGAGTTAGAGACAGATGCTACAGTTGCTGCAATAATCACTGAAATTGAAGAAGAGAACAAAGTTATTACTTCAGAAATAGTAGCAAAAACTGATGTGGAACTTGATGGTGTAAGAGAACATGTAAGAGGTGGAGAAACTAACCTTTCAAATCTTATTACAGATGCTATGCTAGCGGCTTCAGGTGCTGACATGGCTATTACCAATGGTGGTGGAATAAGAGCATCTATTAAAGCTGGAGATATCACTATGGGAGATATAATTACAGTTCTTCCATTTGGAAATTATGTAATAGTTAAAGAATATACAGGAGCTCAAATATTAGCAGCTCTTGAGCATGGAACAAAAAGCTATCCAGACTTGGCAGGTTCATTTGCACAAGTTGCAGGTGCTACATTTACTTTAGATTTAAACGAGGAAGCAGGAAAGAGAGTTAAGGATGTTAAGATAGGCGGAGAAGCTCTAGATTTAGATAAAATATATAAAGTGGCTACAAACGACTTCATGGCAGTAGGTGGAGACGACTATGTAATGTTCAAAGAAGGTAAATTAGTAGTTGAATTACAAGCTCTTGACGAAGTGCTTATAGACTACGTTAAAGGACTAGATTCAATACCAGCTGAAGCTAGACCAAGAATGACAGTTATAGAAAAGGTAGTAGAGGAAACACCAGAAGTAGAAGAACCAAAAGTTGAGGAACCAGCAGTAGAACAACCATCAGTAGAAGAGCCAAAAAAAGAAGAACCAGCAGCAGCTACAACACAAACATATGTAGTAAAACCTGGAGATGTACTATGGAAGATAGCAAAACAATTTGGAACAGTATGGGAAAAACTAGCTGAATTCAATAGCCTAAAGAATCCACACCTAATATTCCCAGGACAACAGATATTAATACCAGCAAACTAG